One segment of Solanum stenotomum isolate F172 chromosome 1, ASM1918654v1, whole genome shotgun sequence DNA contains the following:
- the LOC125877021 gene encoding F-box protein At1g55000, with protein MGCCCDDDEQLLQPLNPSEIQNSDQIPPSASSTAVVHGGEAVISPMNSHFSALICHDTLRAILEKLALPDLARAACVSRIWNFVASDRELQTKAFKDPWKIKDVIGDPSSGSFWRDNSLSKFAISHRIVRGDSVASLAVKYSVHVMGIKRLNNMMSDHGIYSRDRLLIPISNPDCLINGTCYIELDIYAKREVAVLYLDGGPDPKLTTMLNRLTSERSKKRVIDSLRRSMQVDGETAQYYFAVSDGDPRSAFSQFSEDLRWEREAGLT; from the exons ATGGGATGTTGCTGTGATGATGACGAACAGCTTCTCCAACCACTGAATCCTTCCGAAATCCAAAATTCAGATCAAATTCCGCCGTCGGCATCTTCCACCGCCGTCGTACACGGCGGAGAAGCCGTGATATCCCCGATGAATTCTCACTTTTCAGCCTTGATATGCCACGATACTCTACGCGCCATCCTCGAGAAACTTGCTCTCCCTGACTTGGCGCGTGCTGCGTGTGTGAGTAGAATCTGGAACTTTGTGGCCTCCGATCGTGAACTGCAGACGAAGGCATTTAAGGATCCTTGGAAGATCAAGGACGTCATAGGCGATCCTTCCTCCGGCAGCTTCTGGAGAGATAACAGCCTTTCAAAATTTGCCATTTCTCATCGCATCGTCCGTGGTGATAGTGTTGCTAGCCTCGCCGTCAAGTACTCCGTCCAT GTCATGGGTATAAAACGCTTGAACAATATGATGAGTGACCATGGTATATACTCGAGGGACAGGTTACTCATTCCTATTAGCAATCCAGACTGCCTCATCAACGGCACTTGCTATATAGAGCTGGATATATATGCAAAAAGGGAAGTGGCAGTTTTGTATCTTGACGGTGGCCCTGATCCAAAGCTCACCACAATGTTAAATAGATTGACCTCAGAGAGAAGCAAGAAAAGGGTGATAGACTCCCTAAGGAGAAGCATGCAAGTTGATGGTGAAACTGCCCAATATTACTTTGCAGTATCAGATGGTGACCCCCGATCTGCTTTCTCACAATTCTCGGAGGATCTAAGGTGGGAGAGGGAGGCAGGGTTGACTTAG
- the LOC125876976 gene encoding protein AUXIN RESPONSE 4 yields the protein MAIITEEPDSRSSLKQRKPTSKPSQSTAPKPIKSTKTTNATNPFHFWFYFTISVSLVTLIFMILTSLYPQDPKTWFLSLPLNLRQHYAKGRNIKVQTAPNQPQIEVFAIQEGPSKSSDQVLIVHGLGCSSFAFQKVVNFLGVRGVHAVAIDLPGSGFSDKTMVVEEEHVDDGVLGRLKDMYNEIQEKGIFWGFDQLVEQGYVNYEENKIRVSKRNVVKAVDLGTEEIGKVLGQVIDTMGLSPVDLVLHDSALGLTANWVSENRGLLRSVVVLDSAPSGTALPLWVLEMPVLRDAVLGLGFAFRRLLGTCCSRLVGSLEAEGHRILLKGRDGRRAVVGMGRSLNCSFDLNEWAASDGVKGLPMQVIWSDALSKEWTEEGRQVADAIPRAKFISHSGGRWPQEHNSEEIAESIYQFVSSLPKNVKQTEEPVPEHVQKMFDEAKSGDHHHHHGHDSHGHEHDHGHGHAHAGYMDAYGLGQEWAM from the exons ATGGCAATCATAACTGAAGAACCAGACTCCCGAAGTTCACTGAAACAACGAAAACCCACTTCAAAACCTTCTCAATCAACCGCCCCAAAACCCATTAAATCCACCAAAACTACAAATGCGACAAACCCATTTCATTTCTGGTTCTATTTCACCATTTCAGTCTCTCTTGTAACCCTCATATTCATGATTCTCACTTCTCTTTACCCGCAAGACCCTAAAACATGGTTTCTTAGCCTGCCCCTAAATCTACGACAACACTACGCTAAAGGGCGAAATATCAAAGTTCAAACAGCTCCTAACCAGCCACAAATTGAAGTTTTTGCTATCCAAGAAGGACCATCAAAGTCTTCTGATCAGGTACTTATTGTTCATGGACTAGGATGTAGCTCTTTTGCGTTTCAAAAAGTTGTCAATTTTTTGGGTGTTAGAGGTGTTCATGCTGTTGCTATCGATCTGCCTGGTTCTGGGTTTTCGGATAAGACGATGGTTGTGGAGGAAGAGCATGTGGATGATGGGGTTCTAGGGAGGCTTAAGGATATGTATaatgaaattcaagaaaaggGGATATTTTGGGGGTTTGATCAGCTTGTTGAGCAGGGGTATGTGAACTATGAGGAAAATAAAATCCGGGTTTCGAAAAGAAATGTTGTCAAGGCTGTTGATTTGGGTACTGAAGAGATTGGAAAAGTGTTGGGGCAAGTGATTGATACAATGGGATTGTCACCTGTGGATTTGGTTTTGCATGATTCTGCACTGGGTTTGACTGCTAATTGGGTTTCGGAGAACCGGGGATTGCTTAGAAGTGTGGTGGTTCTAGATAGTGCGCCGAGTGGAACAGCATTGCCATTATGGGTGTTGGAAATGCCAGTGTTAAGGGATGCTGTTTTGGGATTGGGATTTGCCTTTAGGAGATTACTTGGAACGTGCTGTTCTAGATTGGTTGGTAGCTTGGAGGCTGAGGGTCATAGGATTCTTTTGAAGGGAAGGGATGGAAGAAGAGCTGTTGTAGGGATGGGGAGGAGCCTGAATTGTAGTTTTGATTTGAATGAATGGGCTGCTTCGGATGGAGTGAAAGGGCTACCAATGCAAGTAATTTGGTCTGATGCCTTGTCCAAGGAGTGGACCGAGGAGGGACGTCAAGTTGCTGATGCAATCCCTCGGGCAAAATTTATCAGTCATTCTGGTGGGAGATGGCCACAG GAGCATAATTCTGAGGAGATAGCTGAAAGTATCTATCAATTTGTTTCCTCCTTGCCGAAGAATGTGAAACAAACTGAAGAACCTGTACCTGAACATGTCCAGAAGATGTTTGATGAAGCGAAGAGTGGcgatcaccaccaccaccacggTCATGATAGCCATGGCCACGAGCATGATCATGGTCATGGACATGCTCATGCCGGATATATGGATGCATATGGGCTTGGTCAAGAGTGGGCCATGTGA